The region TTGGAGGATGGTTTATCTGACACCTAATAGCAAAGAttagtagcaaaaaaaatatcgaAAACTGTCTGTTTTCGATGCATAAAAACTAATGATTACACTTacgttaaattgtttttaaaagtctgagcgaaaaaaacattattaattaaaataatatattttaaaacgaaagtcaataaagttaatttaaaacaatatcagTGCAAGAAagttgataaacaaaaaatgcaaaatagcgTTTTGGAACACATGTCAAATTAACGTGTAAATAACCGCATAAAATAACGCTTACATTAAtattaacgtttttttaactagaTATTTTCTCTAATGAACATGTCTTCACCATTATGACAAATTTTCACCCTGCAATGCCGACATtgattttttggtattttggcACACTCTATCCCACTGTGATTTGGcgtaaacaaattgtttacgattagtttaataacttttcaaccattttaaaacattgcctgttataccataatattttaatttttttagcaagaaTTTTATGATCATTGTAAGAGATTGCAATTTAACCATTATACTATCCTTTATTGTTTAATcgtaatatttttgataagatCAACTTCTGCGTTGAGAAAATagaaaatacagtttttcatcgtaaaaagtgattttttgaaaaaaaaaatcacttttcacgatgaaaaaaattaaacaaattcaaataaatttttaattagatttccTTATGACTTTACAaccattttatattaaactcaTATGTGttaatttgtataataaatgtGATTTATTGAGTTGGTTACAATATTTACCGAAGTTATTGGCATCAATATATCAACTGTACCTATTGGGGCACATTGATCCTTGACTATGCGGGGCTCATTGATCGGAGGATCAAAGTGCCCCATgcaacttaaattattttttgtttaaattttatacatttcaaCAAATAGCATGTACTtaagtaattattataatattcataattatgacgaataaaaaatttttacataatttttaacatttcatttttaaaatgtaatagtgctaaaaactaatattaataatattagtttttagttttacataagtttaCAATTCGTTTACACAATATTAGTATACTTATATTGtgtaaactattaaaattgtattagtacgtattattaaaaaattaaaaaataagtatagtATCGAGAGAAATTTGTATTTAtcgatgtttttaaaatgataatattaaaatgtaaaattctttttttaaaacaaatattttattttaaacttttttattttaattttcagatCTTTGTATGGTtaggtatagaaaaaaaaaacagacagaGTTGCTAAATCATGTGATACAATGAAAGCAGCTGTTAATGAAGTTTTAGAGGGCAGACCAGTGAATGTTGTAGACCAGTGAATGTTGTCGCTCACAAGTTTAGCATAAATCGaatgactttaaaaatatattgccaTAAAAAGAAGCTCAATCCAAATGAATCTTTTAAGTCTAATTACAACAATAAGCAAGTTTTGACTGCAGAAGGTGCAAAAAGTTTATCAAGTTATTTACTACTTGCATTATAAATGAACTATAGACTTTCAACTAAGTCAACACGATTACTGGCATATGagtttgctgtaaaaaaaaagtcctcctGGATGCAAAGAATTTGTAAATCCTTCTGGTTGTATgaattcaaacatttttatagaatggataaaacattttgtaaggTATTCAAATTGTTCTCATGAATCTCCAGTTTTGTTACTTCTGGACAGCCATAAAAATCATGTTTCTGTTAGAGCTTTGGATCTTGCAATTCAACATGAAACTACAATGCTAAGTTTTCCTCCCATCGTACCCATAAATTACAACCATTGGATAGAACTGTTTTTAGACCATTGAAAAGGTTTCACAATGCGTGTGACAATTGGATGGTCACAAATCCAAGATCTATGACCATTTACGATACTGTTTCAATAGTTTGCGAACCATATACAAAAGCTTTCTCACCATCTAATATACAGAGAGGATTTCAAGTAACTGGCATTGAGTCATTTAATCCAGAAGTTTGTGAAGATGATGAATATTTACCATTATCAGTTACAGATTGTGCTGCTCCAAATGCAGTAAACACAATTCTTGTGGAACCTGAAACGACTGTAGCACATGTTGATGGCATGGAGTCTGAAATACCTGTGATACATcatgaaacaagttttttgagCAAAGTGTCAAGCATCGCTTCATTACTTTTACCTGAAGTTTTGAAACCTTACCCAAAAAATCTGCTAGAAAAAGAATTGTTAAACATAGGCAACTATTTTACGGGCTTATTTCCATAGATAGAATTGTGGTCATTCttctaatgaaaatttattttaatgaaaactttatacaCTGGTGTGTATTAGTttgtaatgttatatatttttttataattttactttttttgaaatgtattatataatatacactaaTACCCTTCAACTAAAGCATTTGTAGCACTTAGgtaaagtaataataaacatgtaaatcaTGTTACTCATGTAAGATCAAAGCGCCCTAAGTCGGAAATCATTGTACCCCATTTCGTGGGGTACAATGATTTCCGACTTTCATGGGGTGCAATGATTTCCGACCGAACAAAACAATGTCGTAGTAATAATTAGCGAGAACATAAATTTtgtaagaatatataaataaaattggtaTAAAGAAATTCTTGatacttttatacataaatacaaaaatatttaaaaaaagtactgtttTCATAAACACATAAGATGTGGATCAGATATACTATTACATATTACCTTATGTAATAAACTTCATATTGATTTtcagaagaatttaaaaatatgtttttcaaaactattttgttctaAAGAAAAGCTTCTCGAAATGCAATACACGACTTTCCAAAATTAGTAAGAGAAAAAGGTTGCCTAATTAGATTATAatttcttaagttatatttattttcatcttttaaggtatatagattatgaaaaaaaacaggAGATGCGTTGGTTTTGCATTAGTACATAAAACAAAGTGTGTATAAAATATTCAGCTGATAATTATTACGAactttcatttgaaataataatggttaaGCATGAGCAAATCGATCTTTTATAATTGATAAGACGAgcaacatgcttctgctgacgatAAAAAGGTAGCAGTTTAGGTTTAATAGTATTATCCCATGCAataattgcataatttatatggcaATGGATTGAAGAGAAATGTAATTGTGTTAaactgtgtttatttaaagcatttcgAGCTTTGTAGATTACTTCTATATTTcgattatatattatttaaaaacaaaaacgatCACAAGTTTTCCTTCGCAGGCTCTTTAATTAAACATCCTCAAGTTGCTGTATTAAGTTGAGAGCAAAACCACAAAAATCAGTCAAGACAGAGTTACAAACTCCCAAAAAGcctgtaaaaaaagaaatttgccAACATAAAATGCCAAGTTCAGGCAGAAGGAAAAGTTCGATGAAAGCAAATTAGCAGAAAAATGTGACAAAGATGAGTAGAAAAAAATTGcgcaaagaaaagaaaactgcAAAAGAACAGTTTACGTTGATTTGGGCTAACaaaaaaacgaattaaaaacGAATAATCATGTAATTTAAGCTATTAATCCATTAATTTACCTGCTAAGCATCCAATAAGATGCCCATTTGGACCTAAATTGAAATTtctttgttgtttatttgttttttaaataataaaatcttttctgAATATGGTCTTTTTCTTATACCTCattcaaaaataatacaacCTCAACAATcgatattttatgaaattataaagtttttctgtgatttttatgagaataaaatGGCAAGAATGTAATTATATCTCATTCAAAAATAATACTACCTCAACAATcgatattttatgaaattataaagtttttctgtgatttttatgagaataaaatGGCAAGAATGTAATTATATCTCATTCAAAAATAATACTACCTCAACAATcgatattttatgaaattataaagtttttctgtgatttttatgagaataaaatGACAAGAATGTAGTTCTCTCCTTAGCTAAGTAGTCTAAATTAAAccaaacaaatatttgttttaacgtAAAGCTAGGTCCTATTGTTTAACCTAAAGTGATGTCAGGTCCTTATGTTTAACTTAAAGTGATGTCAGGTCCTtatgtttgaatttaaaaagttaatatcttTATGTTCAATTACAGAGAAATAAGAAATGAACAAAAATATGAACAGAggtttgatttttgaaaaaaacttttggagaaaaatgtaaacagaagttagatttttaaaaatgtttatttatttgttttttttttaatgctttattttttataagaaaaccaAAAAGAACGCAAATCATATAGACAAAATTTTCCAACTTATTTTCATAACTTcatcatttttacaatttttagtcTAAGTAATATGAAAACCTAATattccaaatatatattatgaaagggaactatataaagatatattaaatcCTTTTCATGAATAATAAAGCttgctaaaaattgtttatggtACTTTTTAATTATCGTTCATTAATAAGTTAGATTCTATTTAattagatgataaaaaaattcagcTTAAACGACattatatagaaattaaatagACAGTTTATCTAAATAGaacattaatcaaaaaaaatgagCTTGGTTCATTAGTTCATGATACaatgtttcaaaatttgttcacaactgaaaaatttagaaaagattGTTGATGCTTGCGTGTGTGGATATGAATGCAAAATAAGATCCatacaaaagtaaataacatGAACAAGCTTGTTTgatgaaataataaacaatgaGCAAATCTACGTTAATCGGCGTACTAATTAGACTTTTGAGGACACGATTAGTCCCAGCTTTTCAGACAAAAACATCTAACTTCATATTCTAAAATTTGATTCACTTTATTTAGGCTGGCAATATTAAGGCTGTTACTTGTTAATacataacaaatcaaaaacttgaTCTGATTTTAATtagctattatatatattatatctgtCAAACACATACACCAAgagaaacaaatttttgtctagcaataaaaataatcaagttAATAATAGTATCCAAGGTGGGGGACTCTGgtgaaagtattttatattttcaatgccaaaaactttttttttttaaactcatataatataaataatcaagATAATAATAGTATCCAAGCTAGGAAACTAAGGGGCACAGTATTTTAGGGGCGGGTTTAGGAATTTCTACGAGCATAAGGAAAGTCCCCTCATCTCccacattttttaagttttgactTCCTTTTGGTAGATtgagtgtattttataaaaatacactcAATCTACCAAAAGGAACCATTCTCTAAAAAATATCACTTAAAACATCGCTAAAATACTAAGTAagagtaaaaaagtttttatatagttatgtaTTATGTACAACAGTAATAAAGAACTCAAATACTTTATTCTAATAACTGTTCTATgccaaatgtttttacaaagatGTGTAGCTatgaaaatagattttaaaacaaaggtttaaaaagacttttttttaattatacttcttttatgtttgaattttatttaaaacacaaccCACAAGTATTTAAAGCaaacttgttaaaaacttgtttactatttattaacaacTCTGTTTGAAAGCTAAACTAAAGCATTTAGACTTCttctaatatttttctttgtaacTAGCATTTATCTTTAAAGCCTGTTTATAGCATAATTGAAGGTGGTGATTAACAATATTTCTAAATAGAGACAATATCTTCTAATGACTGTAAAAgatttaaaccaataaaaatatcattagtaCTTGCCTGTAACAACCGCGTAATTAGAAGAGCtgtataaaaaacgtttttaacttttctttggtTATTATCATTTTACAATACATAATAACCAATGAAAAGTTAGAAACGGCttttagtaaaacaataaataaacccTCATCAGTAACACTATTAGAACAATGtgtaaacttgaaaaatttttccTTCTATCTAAATAAGAATTAACaaacctaataaataaataaatttaaattgtttgagtTTCATCAGCAATAAAAGAAGAGTACTTAGACTTTTGATTTTTCGGTTATATTGTCTTGAATTTCTTCCTTGCAACACGTTAACAGCTCATTTTGTGAtgtatttgatatttaaaaagcatTCTTTTTGCGCTGAAAGCATCATCAAACATACTTACAAAAGTAAGCGATTGGAAGTTATCTATCCACGTAAGttaaaagcttttgttttttcCACAAATGGTTGATTTTCATGAGAAgcaaaaactagtttttatcgTTGCAATTATAAACAGCTTCTTCTTGTATTACTCTCTGCTTTCCTTTCTTGTATccaaataattttgtaataccGACGACAGCAAAACAagataaaacacttttattactacaaaaaatagattaaaaagttGTGTGTTTGGAATAAAAATCTGCATTAAAGTATGGCTCCATAAATCATTCACTATAGAATTATTTCTACCCGCTAAAAAATGAGGCGTTGATTTGATGTTGATTCAATGTTTCTCGTCAACATTGATtccatattgattttttgtcCAAAATGTTAGCCACTTATCAACGTTGATTTGGTGTTTACAAAAAACGTTGATCGAATGTTGCTTTTCAACgtttaatcaacaaacattttttctggTGATTCAACactgatttttataatagtcGACGGCATTTTGATATCGCTTTTTGAtgcatatatcaaaaaaatatatatcaactatttacgaaatatatatatgtttatatatctatatataaacatatatatatttcgtaaatagttgatatatatatatatataaatatatatatatatatatatatatatatatatatatatatatatatatatatatatatatatatatatatatatatatatttaaacaactttaaaatgtattctacaaaatagagtgctcaatgttcttagaagaacagagcaattataaattagtaggaaatcactaaacaaaatttttttttcatttaacacagtgtttcatcaataaaaagactcatcagaaatgctgtcatcaataaaaaaaactcattatttctgatgagtctttttattgatgaaacactgtgttaattgaaaaaatttttgttaagtgattttctaataatttataattgatatatatattatgtatgtatatatgcacatatataaaatatttatatataaaatttatacatattgcTCATATCttaatttgttttgtaaaaaacagGCTGTAAATAAAggatttagcaaaaaatttattgatagaGCAATTAAAAGCTAACtcaaaagaataatgaaataaagtAGGCACTGCGTTAAgtaagaaagttttttattgaatttaacacaaaatttacattttcaaacaatttatttagCGTTTGCAgcattgttcatttttaaaactttttgattgaGTCGTGTTCCTGATTGTCTTAAAAATTTCGAAATGCCTGATCAACCTTCGCAAATTTTTGCACCATGATGCTGTCGTGTAATCGCATCTAAATcaaaaattcaaatcaaattaaaaaaaaatcaaactgcaGAAATTATAGCAAATAGTTACATAAATGACTGACTAgggcaaacaaaatatatttcctgtaaaaaaaaaaatctaaaaaaatgcataaaaccaTTCTAACCCACTGTCATATGATACAGggtgtatattttaaaatttatcttcaaTGAACCACCAGAGACATTAAAACAGGCCCCAGCATCCTCGCTCATCAACAACTTTCCAAAAGCAAAAGCCAATTTAAATGGAGTATTACCT is a window of Hydra vulgaris chromosome 15, alternate assembly HydraT2T_AEP DNA encoding:
- the LOC136091462 gene encoding uncharacterized protein LOC136091462, yielding MMFSSNILVENGSKNCVLDKEDSRERHLSCQDFQKVALSWMAKIDKKMSSLSRCGGNTPFKLAFAFGKLLMSEDAGACFNVSGGSLKINFKIYTLYHMTVDAITRQHHGAKICEG